caacaacaactctctcctcgaccccctccagtctggcttccgtcccctacattccacggaaactgccctctcaaaggtcaccaatgacctcctgcttgccaaatcgaaaggctcatactccgtcctaatcctcctcgacctctcagctgccttcgacactgtggaccacccccttctcctcaacacgctacctgaccttggcctcacagactccgtcttctcgtggttctcctcttacctctgcggtcgttcattctcagtctcttttgcgggctcctcctccccctcccatccccttaccgtgagggttccccaaggttcagtgcttggtccccttctgttctcgatctacatgcactcccttggtgacctcattcgctcccacggcttcagctatcacctcaacgctgatgacacccagatctacatctctgcccctgcgctctccccctccctccaagctcgcatctcctcctatcttcaggacatctccatctggatgtctgcccgccacctaaagctcaacatgtcgaagactgaactccttgtcttccctcccaaaccctgccctctcccagactttcacatctctgttgacggcactgccatccttcccgtctcacaagcccgcaaccttagtgtcatcctcgactccgttctctcagtcacccctcacatccaagccgtcaccaaaacctgcctgtctcagctccgcaacattgacaagatccgccctttcctctccatccaaaccgctaccctgctcgttcaagctctcatcctatcccgtctggaatactgcatcagccttctctctgatcttccatcctcgtgtctctccccacttcaatccatacttcatgctgctgcccggattgtctttgtccagaaacgctctgggcatgttactcccctcctcaaaaatctccggtggctaccaatcaatctgcgtatcaggcagaaacttctcaccctgggcttcaaggctctccatcacctcgccccctcctacctcacctcccttctctccttctacagaccggcccacaccctccgctcctctgctgctaatctcctcaccgtgcttcgttctctcctgtcctgccgtcgacccccgacccacgtcatcccccgggcctggaatgccctccctctgcccatccgccaagctagctctcttcctcccttcaaggccctactgagagctcacctcctcgaggaggccttcccagactgagccccttccttcctctccccctcgtccccctctccatccccctatcttacctccttcccttccccacagcacctgtatgtatgtatatatgtctttacttatttatttaattatttatttattttacctgtacatatctattttatttattttattttgttagtatgtttggttttgttctccgtctcccccttttagactgtgagcccactgttgggtagggactgtctctatatgttgccaacttgtacttcccaagcgcttagtacagtgctctgcacacagtaagcgctcaataaatacgattgattgattgagaagggggtggtccacaatgtcgaaggcagctgagagatcgaggaggattaggatagactatGAGCCGTTGGTgtcggcaagcaggaggtcattggtgacatttgagagagcagtttccgtggaatctagggaacggaagccagactggagggggtcgagtagagagttggtgttgaggaattcgaggcagcacgtgtagccgactcgttcaaagagtttgaaattgaattgtaggagggagatggggcgataactagaaggtgaggtggggtcaagagagggtttttttaggatgggagtggcatgggcatgtttgaaggcagaggggaaggaaccagtggagagtgagtggttgaagatggaagttaaggaggggcgaagggacggagcgagagatttcatgagatgagagggaatgggtcagaagcacaggtggccggagtagcacttgagaggagggaggagagctcctctgacgatactgctgggaaggatgggcgaGTAGTAGAGAGTGTTGTGAACCGGGGGCTTGGAGaattgggggagtgactttggggaggtcagacctgatggatttaattttattaatgacgtaggaggccagatcgttggggatgagggaaggaggagcgggaggaaccgggggcctgagtagggagttgaatgtacggaagagctgacggggatgatgggcatgggtgtcaataggggaggagaaattgttttgtctggcagaggagagggctgagttaaggcaggaaaggataaacctgaagtgaacgaggttggtatggtgtttagactttcgccagcagcgttcggcagctcgagcataagagcgaaggaggcggacagtggcagtgatccagggctgtgggttagttgtatgagagcggcgaagggaaaggggagcgagtgagtctagctgagtagaaagagtagagttgagagcagtaatctgatcatcaagaatggatggagaggagagggaggcgaggtaggatgtGAGGCGCCCAGAaaaatggatggggtcaagagagtggagatctctgtgtgtgagggagtaatatagatttacaggggaaaggagtgtgagtgaggaggcaggtgagaagattatgatcagagagagagatttcagagttggtgagggtggacacagtgcagcggtaggagatgatgaggtcgagggtatgaccaattTGGTGAGTGGGCGACGTGGGGTGgagtttggcagcgtcaagtagagatagaaggcaggcggcagaggagtcgccaGGTATACCCATGAGGATGTTGAAGTCTcgaaggatcagagtgggcatggaaaaggagagaaggaaggtgaggaaggggtcaaaatcattgaAGAAGTTGGacgtggggccggggggtggtagatgacggctacaagaatctggagggggtgggagaggcgaataatgtgggcttcaaaggaagggaaggaaagggaaggaggaggagggatcgtgcgaaagcgacattgggggcgagaaggaaaccgacaccacctccttttccggtgagtctgggagattgggagaagaagaggtctccactggagagagcagcagaagataccgtgtcgtccggagacagccatgtttcagttagggagaggaggagtagagagctggaaaggaataggtccaggatgaaaggcatcttacttataatggagcgggggttccagaggccacacttggcagtagctgtcgagggaggggagggaaggggaagcgtgcgaggggtggggagggtttggattggaatgagttggcggggcctaggcggggagagtgcgaagaggggtggcgatgggaaaggagaactggaatagggtgggggcggggaggaggggagggagggggctgggagggaagagtggaggaCTGGCACTGCTCAGAGTAGCGGGCATGACGCACtggacacgcccagagcgtttctgtagaaagataatccgggcagcagagtgaagtatagacttgtcccgaggtgaccctcgggtaccggccatctcaaggtcaaaaactATCTCGTGACcatctgagccagcaggcggaactcggaagtgagggtgggataccgcccccacgaccaaatctgctagattgacagcccaagctgggaatacagaaggtgtccctcacccccgtgccaatcaaattaggtatggaggaggcggggagggcagcgattggatagactgaggccggaagctggaatggcctaggggcacaggcaataaatacctgtcgcctctgaccttccgggtcagaacaccaggacacgcagcagcaggagcagccgctgcagcagcagcagcagcagcagcagcagcagcagcagcagcagcagcagcccacgtgtctctgtccctgcccagaaggccagatgcccgttctacaaccagaaccaacacactgaggcaagggccgcgggatgggtgagtgtgtcgtgggtgggacccaggtatcccgctgctgatgggaattatgagtggattcctcccatgtagggagagcacattgtgagagctagccgcccaccatgtgcgcgggtaatgtaatgaattcttcccatgtgggaaagtaagtggattcttcccgagtgggaagtgcacatgggtgagagttaaccaactcacccacgtgtgattaacggatgattgtgttcctcccgtgtagggaagctctaatattgctaactgattatattcctcccgaaagggaagctcaatccattgcgtctaaacaattacataaattcaattcacttcGCGGAATTAATTTTAAATAAagcttaggctttccgtccccggcctctctctctctctcgcctcgccgatcactgaacgaacccgtccccggacgacgggtgacaagactgaagcggggaaacacaggaggatgggacatgagaaaaggagactgatgcagacagccagtcgggataggatgagagattgaaccaacaaggtagcaatttggatggagaaggaagggaggatcttggcgatgttgtgaaggtgagaccggccggttttggtgtcggagtggatgtgtggggcgaatgacagagcggagtcgcaTTGACTCTACCCTCTCCggttatttctctggcccttcaattctcagtatcctttgcgggttcctccccctcccatccccttactgtaggggtcccttaagggtcagttcttggtccccttctattctctgaaCCAGTGGCTGGCAGCCGTGCTCCTCAGCCTCTGCTGTCTGCTGCCTTCCTGCCTCCCGGCTGGACAGAGTATGGACTTCCCCTGGCCGGCTGTGGACAACATGATGGTCAGAAAAGGGGAAACGGCGGTGCTTAGGTGTTACCTGGAAGATGAAGCTTCAAAGGGCGCTAGGCTGAACCGGTCAAGTATCATTTTTGCCGGAAGCGATAAATGGTCGGTGGATCCTCGAGTTTCAATTTCCACTTCAAATAAAAGGGACTACAGCCTCCAGATACAGAACGTTGATGTTACAGATGACGGTCCATATACTTGTTCCGTGCAGACTCAACACACTCCTAGATCCATGCAGGTGCACCTAACTGTACAAGTTCCTCCGCAGATCTGTGACATCTCGACTGACATGATTGTTAATGAAGGAACCAATGTCACCCTCACTTGCTTGGCCACTGGGAAACCAGAGCCTTCCATTTCTTGGAGACATATCTCCCcatcaggctcgcatctcctcctgccttcaggacatctccatctggatgtttgcccgccacctacaactcaatatgtccaagactgaactccttgtcttccctcccaaaccctgccctctccctgcctttcccatcactgttgacggcactaccatccttcccgtctcacaagcccgcaaccttggtgtcatccttgactccgctctttcgttcacccctcacatccaatccgtcaccaaaaccagccggtctcaccttcacaacatcgccaagatccgccctttcctctccatccaaactgctaccctgctcgttcagtctctcatcctaccccgactggattactgcatcagcctccactccgatctcccatcctcctgtcaatccccacttcaatccatacttcatgccactgcccagatcgtctttgtgcagaaatgctctgggcatgttactcccctctccaaaaatctccagtggctaccaatcaacctacgcatcaggcagaaactcttcactctcggattcaaggctgtccatcacctcgccccctcctacctcacctcccttctctccttctccagcccagcccgcaccctccactcctccgccgctaatctcctcaccgtgcctcgttctcacctgtgccgccatcgacccccggcccacatcctccccctggcctgaaatgccctccctctgcacatccaccaacctagctctcttcctcccttcaaagccctactgggagctcaccttctccaggaggccttcccagactgagccccctccttcctctccccctccccgctccatccccccgccctatctccttcccctccccacagcacctgtatatatgtatatacgtttgtacatattcattactctatttatatattttacttgtacatatttattctattaattttattttgttaatatgttttgctttgttgtctgtctcccccttctagactgtgagcccgctgttgggtagggaccgtccctatatgtcgcccacttgtacttgctaagcacttagtacagtgctctgcacacagtaagtgctcaataaatacgattgaatgaattctccatctgcactcactcggagaactcattcgctccctcggcttcaactatcatctctatgcagatgatacccaaatctctatctcctccccagtcctctctctctccctccaagctcgcatctactcctgccttccggacatatccacctggatgtccacctgacacctaagactcaacaggtccaagacagatctccttattttccctagagcctgggcttgggagtcagaggtcacgggttctaatcccagctcccccacctaccagctgtgtgacttgggccaagtcacttcaattatctgtgcctcagttacctcatctggaaaatgtggattaagaccgtgacctgtcccgccatcgacccccggtccacgtcctccccctggactggaatgcctccctccgcacatcttccaagctagctctcttcctcccttcaaagccctactgagagctcatctcctctagaaggccttctgatattgagccccctccttcctctccccctcccacccccccgccctacctccttcccctccccaaagcatctgtatatatatgcttgtacagatttattactctatttattttacttgtacatatttattattctatttattttattttgttaatgatgtgcatctagctttactagtatttattctgatgacttgacacctgttcacatgctgtgctttgttgtctgtctcccccttctagactgtgagcctgttgttgggtagggaccgtctctatatgatgccaacttgcacttcccaagagcttagtatagtgttctgcacacagtaacctctcaataaatattattgaatgaataaatgaatgtgggagaacttgattactttgtatctccctagtgcttaaaagagtgcttggcacatagtaggcacttaacaaatgccattattattattattattattattattattattattattattgtcttctctTCGGTTTCGGGCGCTCAACGGATGAGCCCGtcacaggggaattcattcattcattcaatcaatcgtatttattgagtgcttactgtgtgcagagcactgtacctcccggcctaggtgcccctatctcctggcccaggtaccctctgcctacctgtcctgggccccatctgcctcctggcactagtcccctTTGTCCTCCCTGCTGTTGTCTTCCacgcttctcggtcctggtcccccttggcctccctgctcttgtcttccatgcttctcggccctggtctccctttgcgtcccagcccaggtacccctctgcctcctggcccatgtacccctctgcctcccggccctgatacaCCTCTGTTTCTATTACCTGGTCAtcacctgcctctcggccctggccctgctctgcttctccgccctggtcctcctgtatccctgcctaggtacccctctgcttcctggccatggtcccaatctgcctccccgccctgatccccatctgcctcccgaccctggactatctgtgcctcccggccctcgtctcctgcgacctccaggccctggtctcccgcgaCCTCCAGGacttggtccctctctccgtcccggctctgatcccctctacctcccggccctaatcCACATGTCTCCCGAcctaggttccactctgcctcctggccctggtccccctatgcgcAACTGCCctactgcctcctagtcctggtccctctctacctccaggcccaggtccccctctgcctcccagcccttgtcgccccctCTTCTTCACCCTGGATCCCCTTTGCCACcctgcccaagtacccctctgcctcctggcccacatcaccctctgcctcccggccctggctcctcatctcccggcccaggtacccatctgcctcccggccttggtccccctctgcctccctgttctggtagccacctgcctctcagcccttgtccccttctccagcccggccctgatctccctctacctccaggcccttgggtctctctctccatcccaaccctgggtcccctctacctcacaaccccggtccccctgtctaactgcccaggtacctctctattTCCCAGCCCTAGTACCAATGTCaccctgcctaggtacccctctgcctcccagctctgatccccctctgctgccctgccctggtccccctctacttccaggccctgggtcccctcaacctcccgtcCCTAGTCgccctgcctcctggtccaggtaccgttctaaatcctggctctgctccccatctgcctccctgcccttgccccccagcttcttggaagtaagaggaaactagggctggaaggcacaggggaaccgaggacaggaggcagatggtgaccagggcaacgtggcaggggggaccaggttcaagaggcagagaggtacctggtccggagacggtggaccagggccaagaggcagaaggggaccagggccgagatgtgggtaggagaagggcctggaggcacaaagggaccagggccaggaggcagagggggacctgggcggggaaactgagggaccATGGCaagaaggtagagggggaccagggcagggaggcaggggaggaccatggcCAGTATGCATAGGGGTACCaaggccggtagatgggggaccagggccaggagccagagggagaccagggctggcaaaaacagggggaccagggctgggaggtagaggggacccatggccgggacggagagagacccagtgtcctggaggtagagggaggccagggccaggaggctcaaagggaccagggccgggagatgggggaacagggtcgggaggcagagggggaccgggtctGGGAAATGGGCATcaaggccggcaggcagaggggtacctccgCCTCCCTGCTTTTGTCCCCCCACCACTTCtcggaggtaaaggggaactagggccaaaagtcagtggggaaccagggacgtgaggcagggggagaccaaggcagggaggcagacgggttacctaggccgggagacagggggacctaggctgggtggtagagggtcccagggccgggttgGAGATAGGggcgagggcctggaggcagagggagaccagggatggcagaacagggggacaagggccaggaggtaaaggggacccagagccgggacggagagagacccactggcctggacgtagagggaggccagggtttgaggtacaaggtgacgagggctgggaagaactgtggcaccatgccgggaggcagagagggactagttccgggagaaaaatggggaccaagtcagggacatagaggtgaactagggccagagggagaagggtacCAGGGTTAAAAAGTCGGGGGGGACCGGAGCCAGAAGGTAaagttggaccagggccaggagacagagggggaccaggggcgggaggcagaagtaTCCTTTtaccgggaaacaggggaccagggccgggcgttAGAGGGGTAGCTGGACAAGTggacaggggacccagggccgggaatgagagagtgaccagggcctggaggtagagggagaccagggccttgtGACAGGGgtccaccagggccgggaggcagagggagaccagtgcggggaggcagagatggaccaggaccaggaggcagaaggatacctgagtctggagacagggggaccaggagccggaggtagaggggacccagggccgtgacggagagaaaggctaaggccaggaggtagagggagacgaaggctggcaggcacaggggaactaGGGACGGgtggcaaagggagaccaggaccgagagacagagagggacctgggccgggatggagagaagggccagggacaggaggtagagggaaaagagggctggcAGCcacaagggggacctgggctggtagacagagagggactaGGTCTCGGTGAAAGATGAGGACTAAggaagtgaggtagaggggaactatggTTGGAGGGTGAATGGGACCAGGGCTTTAAGGTCGTGGAGtggggcggggaccagggccagaaagtaaagtgggaccagggctataaggcagaggggaacaaggtccaggaggcagagggggaccagggccaggagacagtgggaccaggaccgggaggtagaggggacccagggctgcgaaagagagagtgaccaggacctggaggtagagggagaccagggccgggaggcagaggcgtaccagggccaggagacagagtccGGAGACAGagtacctgagtccggagacagggggacctgggactggaggtagaggggacggacccagggccgggatggagagaaggtccagggccaggaggtagagggtgatgagggctgacaggcacagggggaccaaggccgggaggtacaaggcgacgatggttgggaagaaccggggcaccacgccggtaggcagagagggaccaggtccgggcggaaaatggcagggaggcaggagtGAACTAGGGCCGCAGGaagaggggaccagggtcagaaggtaaagtgggaccagggctgaaaggcagagcggGAACAaggtcgggatgcagagggggaacggggccgagaggcagagggggaccagggccgggaggcagaagagtaacTGAGCCAGGAGACATttgtaccagggctgggaagtagagaggtacccgGGCCGTGAGGTGGGGGAACCAGCttcgtgaggtagaggggacccagggctgggacatagagagaccccagggcctggaggtagagggagaccagggccgggtgcagagggggaccagggccgagaggcagggagcTACcaaaacagggaggcagagggggaccagggccggaaggcagagggggaaagggccgggagacagagggggaccagggccgggaggcagagggggatctggactgggaggcagaggaggaccagtgctgggagtctgaagtggaccatggccaggaggcatagggggaccatggccaggaggtagaggattaCCTGGGCAGGAAgtcagggaccagggcctagaggaagatgggaccagggccaggaggcagaggggtacctgtgccgggagagagggggaccagaaccgggaggcagaggggtaccttggccgggagacgggggaacagggctgggaggtagagaagaCCCAGgtcagggacggagagagacccaagtgtcTGAAGGTAGAAGGTGACCGGAAccaagaggcacagaggaaccagggccggcaggcacaggaggaccagggccaggaggcagaggggtacttgggccgggagacaggtggaccaggacaggaaggcagaggggtacctgggccgttggataaagggaccagggccaggattcagaaggggaccagggccgggaggcaaggaggggaccagggccaggaggcagagggataccagacccaggaggcagaggaggaccagggccaggaggcagagggttacctgagatGGGAGATAGGTGGTCCaggacggggaggcagaggggtacctggccgggaggcataaggggaccaaggcctggtggcagaggggtacctgggctcggagacagagggaccagggccgagaggcagaggggaaccacgcCCGAGACACatgggaggacgagggccgggaagcagaggggcgcctggtctgggagacggggttcagggtctgggatgcgggggggcgggggcagagccaggaggcagtggagtacttgggcctgtaggcagagggggaccagggatgaaaGGCAGGATGGTCCAGGGCAggaacgcagagggggaccagaactgggaggcagaggggtaccttggtcgTGAGGaagagtgtgaccagggccaggaggcagaggggcacttaggcctggagacagggggaccagcgcaggga
This sequence is a window from Tachyglossus aculeatus isolate mTacAcu1 chromosome 24, mTacAcu1.pri, whole genome shotgun sequence. Protein-coding genes within it:
- the LOC119945106 gene encoding neuronal growth regulator 1-like, whose translation is MTNLWLAAVLLSLCCLLPSCLPAGQSMDFPWPAVDNMMVRKGETAVLRCYLEDEASKGARLNRSSIIFAGSDKWSVDPRVSISTSNKRDYSLQIQNVDVTDDGPYTCSVQTQHTPRSMQVHLTVQVPPQICDISTDMIVNEGTNVTLTCLATGKPEPSISWRHISPSVLASLYLRALAALSVLALCPLYLPPKGTPVSRPSQVYVCLLALVPLCLPALVALGHQVRPCIQVLFHLGHPALVPFCLPALAAPPLHRFFSRPRPGFPFRPSHIQLSSAARFLA